Proteins encoded by one window of Fibrobacter sp. UWB15:
- the uvrB gene encoding excinuclease ABC subunit UvrB codes for MARARKTITPDPYAKPIAKPLPPEQSLPGKLKQFQSPTRANFELVSPYGAAGDQPKAIEELTAGFKNGEQFQTLLGVTGSGKTFTMANVIKNVGKPTLILTHNKTLAAQLYQEFKAFFPHNAVEYFVSYYDYFQPEAYIPHTDTFIEKDASINDEIDKLRLRATANLLTRRDVIIVASVSCIYGLGSPSEYFDLMVRIKKGDVYDRDKILHDLVRIQYTRNDFSLERGSFRVHGDVIEIHPSYDEEGLRIELFGDEVDRLVRFNIITGEVTQEMDEMTIAPAKHFVTKEEGRAGILQRMQMELTDRLAELDKEGKVLESARLSSRTRYDMEMIRETGMCSGIENYSRIIENRAPGTRPFTLIDYFGDDWLLMVDESHVSIPQVGGMAEGDKSRKTTLVQYGFRLPCALDNRPMNFAEFEYMYPKQVLFVSATPGDYELTKTGGVVTEQINRPTGLLDPKIEMFPIKGQMDVLLYRIEEVVKNGDRVLVTTLTKKMAQDLTDFFVEAGIRARYLHSDIKTLERHELIRGLRTGEFDVLVGINLLREGLDLPEVSMVAILDADKEGFLRNYRSLIQTMGRASRNVNGTVLLFADNMTDSLDKAITETARRRAVQEEFNKEHGITPKSVTRKLEDDLRINDPLGDIGDDSIDEDYEDDGNGIRPMEPLQPSSKTKKKGARYSKRADGDVIASRRRSNPSPHTTDNSQLEDLEKQMKEAAARLDFEEAARLRDIIRGMK; via the coding sequence CTCGCGCACGCAAGACAATTACACCTGACCCGTATGCAAAACCGATAGCGAAACCGCTACCGCCCGAGCAGAGTTTACCGGGGAAGTTGAAGCAGTTCCAGTCGCCGACCCGCGCGAACTTCGAGCTTGTGAGCCCTTACGGAGCGGCGGGCGACCAGCCGAAGGCCATCGAAGAACTAACGGCCGGATTCAAGAACGGCGAACAGTTCCAGACGCTCCTTGGCGTGACAGGTTCCGGCAAAACTTTCACGATGGCAAACGTCATCAAGAACGTGGGCAAGCCGACGCTGATCCTCACGCACAACAAGACGCTTGCGGCGCAACTTTACCAGGAATTCAAGGCGTTTTTCCCGCACAATGCAGTGGAATACTTCGTGAGCTACTACGATTACTTCCAGCCCGAAGCCTACATCCCGCACACGGACACGTTCATCGAGAAGGATGCCAGCATCAACGACGAGATCGACAAATTGCGCCTGCGCGCGACCGCGAACTTGCTCACCCGCCGCGACGTGATTATCGTTGCATCCGTAAGCTGCATCTACGGTTTGGGCAGCCCGAGCGAATATTTTGATTTGATGGTGCGCATCAAGAAGGGTGACGTTTACGACCGCGACAAGATTCTGCACGATTTGGTGCGAATTCAGTACACGAGAAACGATTTCAGCCTGGAACGCGGCAGCTTCCGCGTGCACGGCGACGTGATTGAAATCCACCCGAGCTACGACGAAGAAGGCCTCCGCATCGAGCTTTTCGGCGATGAAGTCGACAGGCTCGTTCGCTTCAACATCATTACCGGCGAAGTCACGCAGGAAATGGACGAGATGACCATCGCTCCGGCGAAGCACTTCGTCACGAAAGAAGAAGGCCGCGCAGGCATTTTGCAGCGCATGCAGATGGAACTGACCGACCGCCTTGCAGAACTCGACAAGGAAGGCAAGGTGCTGGAATCGGCCCGCCTTTCGAGCCGCACCCGCTACGACATGGAAATGATTCGCGAGACCGGCATGTGCAGCGGCATCGAGAACTACTCCCGCATTATCGAAAACCGCGCTCCGGGTACGCGCCCGTTTACGCTCATCGACTACTTCGGCGACGACTGGCTCTTGATGGTGGATGAATCCCACGTGAGTATTCCGCAGGTAGGCGGCATGGCCGAAGGCGATAAGAGCCGCAAGACAACGCTTGTGCAGTACGGGTTCCGCCTTCCTTGTGCGCTGGACAACCGCCCGATGAACTTCGCCGAATTCGAGTACATGTACCCGAAGCAGGTGCTATTCGTGAGTGCCACCCCCGGCGATTACGAACTTACCAAGACCGGCGGCGTCGTTACCGAACAAATTAACAGGCCGACCGGACTTCTGGATCCGAAAATCGAGATGTTCCCCATCAAGGGCCAGATGGACGTGCTGCTGTACCGCATCGAGGAAGTCGTCAAGAACGGCGACCGCGTGCTGGTGACGACCCTCACCAAGAAGATGGCGCAGGACCTCACCGACTTCTTTGTAGAAGCAGGCATCCGCGCACGTTACCTGCATAGCGACATCAAGACGCTAGAACGCCACGAACTCATCCGCGGACTCCGCACTGGTGAATTCGACGTACTCGTGGGCATCAACTTGCTGCGCGAAGGCCTCGACTTGCCCGAAGTGAGCATGGTCGCGATTCTCGACGCCGACAAGGAAGGATTCCTGCGTAACTACCGCAGCTTAATCCAGACAATGGGCCGCGCAAGCCGTAACGTGAACGGCACCGTACTGCTTTTTGCCGACAACATGACCGACAGCCTCGACAAGGCAATTACCGAAACCGCACGCCGCAGAGCCGTTCAGGAAGAATTCAACAAGGAACACGGTATCACGCCCAAATCCGTGACCCGCAAGCTCGAAGACGATTTGAGAATCAACGACCCGCTGGGCGACATCGGCGACGATTCTATCGATGAGGACTACGAAGACGACGGTAACGGAATCCGCCCGATGGAACCGCTACAGCCGAGCAGCAAGACGAAGAAGAAGGGCGCCCGCTACTCCAAGCGTGCGGATGGAGACGTCATTGCGAGCCGCAGGCGAAGCAATCCATCGCCGCACACCACGGACAACTCACAACTGGAAGACCTGGAAAAACAGATGAAAGAGGCCGCCGCGCGCCTCGATTTCGAGGAAGCGGCGCGACTTCGCGATATTATCCGGGGAATGAAGTAG